A stretch of the Synechocystis sp. PCC 7338 genome encodes the following:
- a CDS encoding class I SAM-dependent methyltransferase, whose translation MTWNEGYVLEVNYTYGFYGELSPLKLALAATLKSLKSPNLEKNFNYCELACGRGYSTNLLASCYPQAQFYANDFNPSHIVEARTLAETAGTKNVHFFDDSFEEFINQDLPQFDFIVLHGIYSWITPRNRLAIVNFIRQKIKVGGMVYISYNTLPGWAAARPMQALMLRYGRNSSEPILSRIEKALGFTEQMLESKATYFTQNPILKPRLEKLKEQNRYYLAHEYFNEEWNAFYFDEVAKELEEAKLNFMGSAHLIDYVDAVNLSAAAQTQLSQVTDPIFQQVVRDFFLNTQFRRDIFTRGQLSLLPQEHLQVLRNLRFALVTSIKSMKFKHQFPLGEVELQEKVYRPICEALENGPLTLGELQKDSRTKDIALNSLYQALIIMTGIGYTHPAVSETVRKQRQKSTDAFNSAVKTKAIYSDEMNFLASPLVGTGIVVNRLEQLLLLAKERKQDGPQFIWQVLSGQGKKIIKEGKTLETEAENLAHLATVAENFNGDRLPLLAKLGIS comes from the coding sequence ATGACTTGGAACGAGGGCTACGTCCTAGAAGTTAACTATACCTATGGTTTTTATGGTGAATTGAGTCCCCTCAAATTAGCCCTAGCCGCCACTCTCAAGTCATTAAAATCCCCCAACTTAGAGAAAAACTTTAATTACTGCGAACTGGCTTGCGGCCGGGGATATTCCACTAATTTATTAGCAAGTTGCTACCCCCAAGCTCAGTTTTATGCCAACGATTTTAACCCTAGTCACATTGTTGAAGCCCGCACCCTCGCCGAAACAGCGGGCACTAAGAATGTCCATTTTTTTGATGATAGTTTTGAAGAATTTATCAATCAAGATTTACCTCAATTTGATTTCATTGTTCTTCATGGTATTTACAGTTGGATTACCCCCAGAAATCGCCTGGCGATCGTAAATTTTATTCGTCAAAAAATCAAAGTGGGAGGCATGGTTTACATTTCCTACAATACTCTCCCTGGTTGGGCCGCAGCAAGACCCATGCAAGCCTTGATGCTCCGCTACGGACGCAACTCTTCCGAGCCCATTCTGAGCCGCATTGAAAAGGCATTAGGTTTCACGGAACAAATGCTAGAGTCTAAGGCAACCTATTTCACTCAAAACCCAATTCTAAAACCCCGTTTAGAAAAACTAAAAGAGCAGAATCGTTACTATCTGGCCCACGAATATTTTAACGAAGAATGGAATGCTTTTTACTTTGATGAAGTGGCAAAGGAACTGGAGGAAGCCAAGCTCAATTTTATGGGGTCAGCCCATTTAATTGATTATGTGGATGCAGTGAACTTGTCCGCCGCGGCCCAAACTCAGTTGTCCCAAGTAACAGATCCTATTTTCCAGCAGGTAGTTCGGGATTTCTTCCTCAACACCCAGTTCCGGCGGGATATTTTTACCCGGGGGCAACTCTCCCTCTTACCCCAAGAACACTTACAAGTTTTGCGGAATTTAAGGTTTGCCTTGGTGACATCCATCAAATCAATGAAGTTTAAACATCAGTTTCCCTTGGGAGAAGTAGAGCTACAAGAAAAAGTTTATCGTCCTATTTGTGAAGCTTTGGAAAATGGTCCCTTAACTCTGGGGGAATTGCAAAAAGATAGTAGAACCAAGGATATTGCTTTGAATAGCCTATACCAAGCTTTGATTATTATGACGGGCATTGGTTATACTCACCCGGCAGTAAGTGAAACGGTACGGAAACAAAGACAAAAATCCACCGATGCTTTTAATAGCGCAGTCAAAACCAAAGCTATTTATAGTGATGAAATGAATTTCTTAGCTTCTCCCCTGGTGGGAACGGGCATTGTGGTAAACCGCCTAGAACAATTATTACTATTGGCTAAGGAACGAAAACAAGACGGCCCCCAATTTATTTGGCAGGTGCTCTCTGGTCAAGGTAAAAAAATTATCAAGGAAGGCAAAACTTTGGAAACGGAGGCTGAAAATTTAGCTCACCTCGCAACTGTGGCGGAGAACTTCAATGGCGATCGCCTACCATTGTTGGCCAAGTTAGGAATTAGCTAA
- the clpB gene encoding ATP-dependent chaperone ClpB, producing the protein MQPTDPNKFTEKAWEAIAKTPEIAKQHRQQQIETEHLLSALLEQNGLATSIFNKAGVSIPRVRDQVNSFIAQQPKLSNPSESIYLGRSLDKLLDNAETAKAKYGDDYISIEHLMTAYGQDDRLGKNLYREIGLTESKLAEIIKQIRGTQKVTDQNPEGKYESLEKYGRDLTELAREGKLDPVIGRDEEVRRTIQILSRRTKNNPVLIGEPGVGKTAIAEGLAQRIINHDVPESLRDRKLISLDMGALIAGAKYRGEFEERLKAVLKEVTDSQGQIILFIDEIHTVVGAGATQGAMDAGNLLKPMLARGALRCIGATTLDEYRKYIEKDAALERRFQEVLVDEPNVLDTISILRGLKERYEVHHGVKIADSALVAAAMLSNRYISDRFLPDKAIDLVDEAAAKLKMEITSKPEELDEVDRKILQLEMERLSLQRENDSASKERLEKLEKELADFKEEQSKLNGQWQSEKTVIDQIRTIKETIDQVNLEIQQAQRDYDYNKAAELQYGKLTDLQRQVETLESQLAEQQTSGKSLLREEVLESDIAEIISKWTGIPISKLVESEKEKLLHLEDELHSRVIGQDEAVTAVAEAIQRSRAGLSDPNRPTASFIFLGPTGVGKTELAKALAKNLFDMEEALVRIDMSEYMEKHAVSRLMGAPPGYVGYEEGGQLTEAIRRRPYSVILFDEIEKAHGDVFNVMLQILDDGRLTDAQGHVVDFKNTIIIMTSNLGSQFILDVAGDDSRYEEMRNRVMDVMRENFRPEFLNRVDETIIFHGLQKSELRSIVQIQIQSLASRLGDQKLTLQLTDKALDFLAAVGYDPVYGARPLKRAIQKYLETAIAKGILRGDYQPGENIVVDETDERLSFTSLRGDLVTV; encoded by the coding sequence ATGCAACCCACAGATCCGAATAAATTTACAGAAAAAGCCTGGGAGGCGATCGCCAAAACGCCGGAGATTGCTAAACAGCATCGACAACAGCAAATTGAGACAGAGCACCTACTTAGTGCCCTACTGGAACAAAACGGCTTGGCCACCAGTATCTTTAATAAAGCTGGGGTGAGCATTCCTCGGGTGAGAGATCAGGTCAATAGTTTTATTGCTCAACAACCCAAATTGAGTAATCCAAGTGAATCAATTTATTTAGGGCGCAGTCTTGATAAATTATTGGACAATGCAGAAACGGCCAAGGCTAAATATGGAGACGACTATATTTCCATTGAGCATTTGATGACGGCCTACGGCCAAGATGACCGCCTGGGCAAAAACTTATATCGAGAAATTGGTCTAACAGAAAGCAAGTTAGCAGAAATTATCAAGCAAATTAGAGGAACCCAAAAAGTGACAGACCAGAATCCAGAAGGTAAATACGAATCCCTAGAAAAATATGGGCGAGATTTAACGGAATTGGCCCGGGAAGGTAAGCTAGATCCTGTCATTGGCCGGGATGAAGAAGTGCGGCGCACCATTCAAATTCTTTCCCGTCGGACCAAAAATAATCCTGTCCTGATTGGGGAACCGGGGGTAGGTAAAACGGCGATCGCCGAAGGTTTGGCCCAACGTATTATTAACCATGATGTGCCGGAATCCCTGCGGGATCGGAAATTAATTTCCCTCGATATGGGGGCGTTAATTGCTGGGGCAAAATACCGGGGAGAATTTGAAGAACGGCTCAAAGCGGTACTGAAAGAAGTTACCGACAGCCAAGGGCAAATTATTCTCTTTATTGATGAAATTCATACCGTGGTGGGCGCTGGAGCCACCCAAGGAGCCATGGATGCGGGTAATTTGTTAAAACCCATGCTGGCCCGGGGAGCTTTGCGTTGCATTGGGGCCACAACTTTAGATGAATATCGTAAATATATCGAAAAAGATGCGGCCTTGGAACGGCGTTTCCAAGAAGTTTTAGTGGATGAACCCAATGTGTTGGACACCATTTCCATTCTGCGGGGACTGAAAGAACGCTATGAAGTACATCACGGGGTAAAAATTGCCGATAGCGCCCTGGTGGCGGCGGCCATGTTGTCCAATCGCTATATTAGTGACCGCTTTTTACCAGATAAAGCCATCGATCTAGTGGATGAAGCGGCGGCCAAATTGAAAATGGAAATTACCTCTAAACCAGAGGAGTTAGATGAAGTTGACCGTAAAATTCTCCAACTAGAAATGGAGCGTTTATCCCTACAACGGGAAAATGATTCTGCTTCCAAGGAACGGTTAGAAAAACTAGAAAAAGAACTAGCAGATTTCAAAGAAGAGCAGTCTAAACTTAATGGCCAATGGCAATCGGAAAAAACAGTTATTGACCAAATTCGTACTATTAAGGAAACCATTGACCAGGTGAACCTAGAAATTCAGCAGGCGCAACGGGACTATGACTATAACAAAGCCGCTGAGTTGCAATACGGAAAACTAACAGACCTGCAACGGCAAGTGGAAACCTTAGAAAGCCAACTGGCGGAGCAACAAACCTCCGGCAAATCCCTATTACGGGAAGAGGTTTTAGAATCTGATATTGCCGAAATTATCTCGAAATGGACTGGCATTCCCATCAGTAAGCTAGTGGAATCGGAAAAAGAAAAACTACTCCACTTGGAAGATGAGCTTCATAGTCGAGTCATTGGCCAGGATGAAGCGGTAACCGCTGTGGCCGAAGCGATCCAACGTTCCCGAGCCGGTCTTTCCGATCCCAATCGTCCCACCGCTAGCTTTATTTTTCTGGGCCCCACGGGGGTTGGTAAAACGGAATTAGCTAAAGCTTTGGCAAAAAATTTATTCGACATGGAAGAAGCTCTGGTGCGGATTGATATGTCCGAATATATGGAAAAACACGCCGTTTCCCGTTTAATGGGGGCCCCTCCGGGCTATGTGGGCTATGAAGAAGGGGGACAATTGACGGAAGCCATTCGTCGCCGTCCTTACTCAGTGATTCTCTTTGATGAGATTGAAAAAGCCCATGGGGATGTGTTTAATGTCATGCTCCAAATCCTGGATGACGGTCGTTTAACCGATGCCCAAGGCCATGTAGTGGACTTCAAAAACACAATTATTATTATGACCAGTAACCTGGGCTCCCAATTTATTTTGGATGTGGCGGGGGATGATAGTCGTTATGAAGAAATGCGTAACCGAGTAATGGATGTGATGCGGGAAAACTTCCGTCCAGAATTTCTCAACCGAGTGGATGAAACAATTATTTTCCACGGGTTACAAAAATCCGAATTGCGCTCCATTGTCCAAATTCAAATTCAATCTTTGGCTTCTCGTTTAGGGGATCAAAAGTTAACCCTTCAATTAACCGATAAGGCCTTAGATTTCCTAGCTGCCGTTGGTTACGACCCAGTCTATGGCGCCCGACCTTTAAAACGAGCCATCCAAAAATACCTAGAAACGGCGATCGCCAAGGGAATTTTACGGGGGGATTACCAACCAGGCGAAAACATTGTGGTAGATGAAACCGACGAACGCCTCAGTTTTACCAGCCTAAGGGGAGACTTGGTCACCGTTTAG
- a CDS encoding phosphoribulokinase: MTTQLDRVVLIGVAGDSGCGKSTFLRRLTDLFGEEFMTVICLDDYHSLDRQGRKAAGVTALDPRANNFDLMYEQIKALKSGQSIMKPIYNHETGLLDPPEKVDPNKVVVIEGLHPLYDERVRELVDFGVYLDISEEVKINWKIQRDMAERGHTYEDILASINARKPDFTAYIEPQKQHADVVIQVLPTRLIEDKESKLLRVRLVQKEGVKFFEPAYLFDEGSTIDWRPCGRKLTCTYPGIKMYYGPDNFMGNEVSLLEVDGRFENLEEMVYVENHLSKTGTKYYGEMTELLLKHKDYPGTDNGTGLFQVLVGLKMREVYEQLTAEAKVPASV, translated from the coding sequence ATGACCACACAGCTAGACCGCGTGGTTCTTATTGGTGTTGCCGGGGATTCCGGTTGCGGTAAGTCTACTTTCTTGCGTCGATTAACGGATTTATTCGGCGAAGAGTTTATGACGGTAATTTGTTTGGACGATTACCATAGTTTGGATCGCCAGGGCAGAAAAGCCGCTGGGGTCACCGCATTGGATCCCAGGGCCAACAATTTTGACCTGATGTATGAGCAGATTAAAGCGCTCAAAAGTGGTCAATCCATTATGAAACCCATTTACAACCACGAAACGGGCTTGCTGGATCCGCCGGAAAAGGTTGACCCCAATAAGGTGGTGGTGATTGAAGGTTTGCACCCCCTCTACGATGAACGGGTCCGGGAACTGGTAGATTTCGGGGTGTACCTAGACATCAGCGAAGAAGTAAAGATCAACTGGAAAATTCAGCGGGACATGGCCGAACGAGGCCACACCTATGAAGATATTTTGGCTTCGATCAACGCCCGTAAGCCCGACTTCACCGCCTACATTGAGCCCCAGAAGCAGCATGCAGACGTAGTCATCCAGGTGTTACCCACCCGCTTGATTGAAGATAAGGAAAGTAAGCTCCTGCGGGTTCGTCTTGTGCAAAAAGAAGGGGTCAAGTTCTTCGAGCCGGCCTACTTGTTTGACGAGGGTTCCACCATTGACTGGCGTCCCTGTGGTCGGAAGCTTACCTGTACCTATCCCGGCATCAAGATGTACTACGGCCCCGATAACTTCATGGGCAACGAAGTTTCTTTGCTGGAAGTAGATGGCCGGTTCGAAAACCTGGAGGAAATGGTTTACGTGGAAAACCATCTCAGTAAAACCGGCACTAAGTACTATGGTGAGATGACCGAGTTGTTACTCAAGCACAAGGACTACCCAGGCACTGACAATGGCACTGGTCTGTTCCAGGTGTTGGTGGGTCTGAAAATGCGGGAAGTTTACGAACAGTTAACCGCTGAAGCTAAGGTTCCTGCTTCTGTGTAA
- the petH gene encoding ferredoxin--NADP reductase has translation MYSPGYVATSSRQSDAGNRLFVYEVIGLSQSTMTDGLDYSIRRSGSTFITVPLKRMNQEMRRITRMGGKIVSIKPLEGDSPLPHTEGIAKPSQSEGSGSEAVANPAPESKKTMTTTPKEKKADDIPVNIYRPKTPYIGKVLENYPLVRDGGIGEVQHLTFDLSQGDLRYLEGQSIGIIPPGEDDKGKPHKLRLYSIASTRHGDFGDDKTVSLCVRQLEYQNEAGETVQGVCSTYLCNIKEGDDIAITGPVGKEMLLPPDEDANIVMLATGTGIAPFRAFLWRMFKEQHEDYKFKGLAWLIFGIPKSENILYKDDLEKMAAEFPDNFRLTYAISREQQNAEGGRMYIQHRVAENAEELWNLMQNPKTHTYMCGLKGMEPGIDEAFTALAEQNGTEWTTFQREMKKEHRWHVETY, from the coding sequence ATGTACAGTCCCGGTTACGTAGCGACTTCATCCCGCCAGAGCGATGCCGGTAATCGTTTATTCGTTTATGAGGTAATCGGCCTGAGTCAGAGCACCATGACTGATGGCTTAGACTATTCTATTCGCCGTAGTGGCAGCACGTTCATCACCGTCCCCCTAAAGCGGATGAACCAAGAAATGCGGCGCATTACCCGGATGGGAGGAAAAATTGTCAGCATTAAGCCTCTAGAGGGAGATTCGCCTTTACCCCACACCGAGGGCATTGCTAAACCCAGTCAATCCGAGGGAAGTGGTTCAGAAGCGGTGGCTAATCCGGCCCCTGAATCTAAGAAAACCATGACAACAACCCCCAAAGAAAAAAAAGCTGACGATATTCCCGTCAATATTTATCGTCCCAAAACTCCCTACATTGGCAAAGTTTTAGAAAATTACCCTTTGGTGAGGGACGGAGGCATTGGCGAAGTACAACACCTTACCTTTGACCTCTCCCAGGGTGACCTACGCTATCTGGAAGGGCAAAGTATTGGCATCATTCCCCCCGGAGAAGATGACAAGGGCAAACCCCATAAACTGCGCCTATATTCCATTGCTTCCACTAGGCACGGTGACTTTGGCGATGACAAAACCGTTTCCCTCTGTGTGCGCCAACTAGAATATCAAAACGAAGCTGGGGAAACCGTCCAAGGGGTTTGCTCCACCTACCTGTGCAACATTAAAGAAGGGGATGACATTGCCATCACCGGCCCCGTCGGGAAGGAAATGCTTCTGCCCCCGGACGAAGATGCCAACATTGTGATGCTAGCCACTGGCACCGGTATTGCCCCCTTCCGGGCGTTCCTGTGGCGTATGTTCAAGGAACAACACGAAGATTATAAGTTTAAGGGTCTAGCTTGGCTGATCTTTGGTATTCCCAAATCAGAAAATATTCTTTATAAAGACGATTTGGAAAAAATGGCGGCGGAATTTCCTGACAATTTCCGTTTAACCTATGCCATCAGCCGGGAGCAACAAAATGCCGAGGGCGGCCGGATGTATATCCAGCACCGGGTAGCGGAAAATGCTGAGGAACTCTGGAATTTGATGCAAAATCCTAAAACCCACACCTATATGTGTGGTCTCAAAGGCATGGAGCCCGGCATTGATGAGGCTTTCACCGCCCTAGCGGAACAAAATGGCACGGAATGGACCACTTTCCAACGAGAAATGAAAAAAGAACACCGCTGGCACGTAGAAACCTACTAA
- a CDS encoding Cof-type HAD-IIB family hydrolase has translation MTIKLVVLDIDGTIAGVSNQINPTVVQTIHQVQSRGIQVALATGRMFGSALRFHRAIQSTLPVISYNGALTKHPHSGIVLREKPLPPAIALEILSHFEQPDLQPHLDVHCYYNDQLHVRHITPETHIYMARSGAIAQASGDLRAIIELGSTTKMLAISRNAPLMARLMAEMGRKLRGQAVHLTQSTEIYFEVTHAEATKGLALKHLAEDVLGLDPQAVLAIGDNFNDLEMLKYAGVGVAMGNAPPEVQRVADWVTADVEADGVSQALAKFCLGSTPALC, from the coding sequence GTGACAATCAAGTTAGTGGTGTTGGACATTGATGGCACCATTGCCGGAGTATCCAATCAAATCAACCCCACAGTGGTGCAAACTATTCACCAGGTACAGAGTCGGGGTATTCAAGTGGCGCTGGCCACCGGCAGAATGTTCGGTTCAGCTTTGCGCTTCCATCGGGCCATCCAGTCAACCTTGCCTGTGATTAGTTATAATGGCGCCCTGACTAAGCATCCCCACAGCGGCATTGTTTTGAGGGAAAAACCTCTTCCCCCGGCGATCGCCCTAGAGATTTTGTCCCACTTTGAGCAACCGGATCTGCAACCCCATCTTGATGTCCACTGCTATTACAACGACCAGCTCCATGTGCGGCACATCACCCCAGAAACCCATATTTATATGGCAAGATCCGGTGCCATTGCCCAGGCCAGCGGCGATTTACGAGCAATTATTGAATTAGGTAGCACCACCAAAATGTTAGCTATTAGTCGCAATGCTCCCCTGATGGCTCGGTTGATGGCGGAAATGGGTCGCAAACTGCGGGGCCAAGCCGTGCATTTGACCCAATCCACCGAGATCTATTTTGAAGTCACCCACGCCGAAGCCACCAAGGGCCTAGCCTTGAAACATTTAGCCGAAGACGTGTTAGGGCTTGATCCTCAAGCAGTTTTGGCGATCGGGGATAACTTTAATGATCTAGAAATGCTGAAATATGCCGGAGTAGGGGTGGCCATGGGTAATGCTCCCCCGGAAGTGCAAAGGGTGGCGGACTGGGTAACGGCGGACGTGGAAGCCGATGGCGTGTCCCAAGCTTTGGCTAAGTTTTGCCTGGGCTCGACCCCAGCTCTCTGTTAA
- a CDS encoding lipopolysaccharide assembly protein LapB: MATSRTQRDVWVYVGIGAMVSALVLFSLVPLAMGLWQPRPAADGGVNGVTPLENQAFGYQLVLEREPDNVNALQGLLEIRLQQKNLTAAIAPLERLGQIKADQVQYRILLAQLKTQLEDKAGAAKVYREILLQSPYNIQALKGLSGLYAQQERPAEAVAIVQNAITQAIKAQTGTPGTVPPDQLTSLQLLLGEIYLSQNRPDQAIAIYEAASKVNGNDFRPILAQAQVMAQTGKLKEADPFFQQAIMLAPVQYKDSIKKIALQVTNQALANQNSASDAGAPSSTTAPILKSE, encoded by the coding sequence GTGGCAACTTCTAGAACACAACGGGATGTTTGGGTTTACGTGGGCATTGGAGCCATGGTCAGTGCTCTGGTTTTATTTTCCTTGGTGCCCCTGGCGATGGGTTTGTGGCAACCTCGTCCCGCTGCTGATGGAGGGGTCAATGGCGTCACTCCCCTGGAAAATCAGGCGTTCGGTTACCAGTTAGTGCTAGAAAGGGAGCCGGATAACGTCAATGCTCTCCAGGGCCTGCTAGAAATTCGTCTGCAACAAAAAAATCTGACGGCGGCGATCGCCCCTTTGGAGCGACTGGGACAGATTAAGGCAGACCAGGTGCAGTACCGAATTCTGTTGGCCCAACTTAAAACCCAACTGGAAGATAAAGCCGGAGCAGCGAAAGTTTACAGAGAAATTCTCCTTCAATCCCCCTACAACATCCAGGCGTTGAAAGGCCTCAGTGGACTTTATGCCCAACAGGAGCGCCCCGCTGAGGCTGTGGCCATTGTGCAAAATGCCATTACCCAGGCGATCAAAGCCCAAACTGGAACTCCTGGCACTGTGCCCCCCGACCAGCTCACTTCCCTACAACTTCTGCTGGGGGAAATTTATCTTAGTCAAAATCGCCCCGACCAGGCGATCGCCATTTATGAAGCCGCTAGTAAAGTCAATGGCAATGATTTCCGTCCCATTCTAGCTCAGGCTCAGGTTATGGCCCAAACCGGCAAGTTAAAGGAGGCGGACCCTTTTTTCCAGCAGGCAATTATGCTGGCCCCGGTGCAGTATAAGGACTCGATCAAAAAAATTGCCCTCCAGGTGACCAACCAGGCTTTGGCTAACCAGAATAGTGCTTCCGACGCTGGTGCCCCTTCCTCAACCACCGCCCCCATCCTAAAGTCAGAATAA
- the psb27 gene encoding photosystem II protein Psb27: MMSFLKNQLSRLLALVLVVTIGLTACDSGTGLTGNYSQDTLTVIATLREAIDLPQDAPNRQEVQDTARGQINDYISRYRRKGDAGGLKSFTTMQTALNSLAGYYTSYGARPIPEKLKKRLQLEFTQAERSIERGV; encoded by the coding sequence GTGATGTCCTTTTTGAAAAATCAGTTGTCACGGTTGTTGGCCTTAGTTTTGGTAGTGACGATCGGTCTGACGGCCTGCGACAGCGGCACAGGACTCACCGGCAACTATAGCCAAGATACCCTGACTGTCATTGCTACCCTGCGGGAGGCAATCGATTTACCCCAGGATGCCCCCAACCGCCAAGAAGTTCAGGACACCGCCCGGGGTCAGATTAATGACTACATTTCTCGCTACCGTCGCAAAGGTGATGCTGGTGGGCTGAAATCCTTTACCACCATGCAGACGGCCCTCAATTCCCTAGCTGGATATTACACTTCCTATGGTGCCCGTCCCATTCCCGAAAAGCTGAAAAAACGTTTACAGCTAGAATTTACCCAAGCGGAAAGATCTATTGAACGGGGCGTGTGA
- the rnc gene encoding ribonuclease III: MNHPDLPPIGDPQLKLEALTHRSYCNEHPGTPSYDRLEFLGDALLGFVVGRILFERYPHFTEAELTRLRSQLVNQNQLAYLARFLDIAPEIRLSQSLAREDGQSSPSILSDVFESLLGAALLDGGLPAVEDFIEELFVPILEQWEKSQDGRSLKPVPTMDVKSMLQQWALAKTKQLPEYELIDASGPPHAREFTFTVKVAGKIHGQGSGPSKQIATKQAALEALKGLGLLQ, encoded by the coding sequence GTGAACCATCCTGATTTGCCCCCCATTGGGGATCCCCAGTTAAAACTTGAAGCCCTCACCCATCGTTCCTATTGCAACGAACACCCCGGAACTCCTTCCTATGACCGGCTAGAGTTTTTGGGGGATGCTTTGTTGGGTTTTGTGGTGGGACGCATTCTATTTGAACGTTATCCTCACTTTACTGAGGCAGAATTAACCCGTCTGCGGTCCCAATTGGTCAATCAAAATCAGTTGGCCTATCTGGCGAGGTTTTTAGACATTGCCCCAGAAATTCGCTTGAGTCAAAGCTTGGCTAGGGAAGATGGCCAATCTAGTCCCTCTATTCTGTCCGATGTCTTTGAATCATTGTTGGGGGCGGCCCTCCTCGATGGGGGTTTACCAGCGGTGGAAGATTTCATTGAAGAACTATTCGTTCCCATCCTGGAACAGTGGGAAAAAAGCCAGGACGGGCGATCACTAAAACCTGTGCCGACCATGGATGTGAAAAGCATGCTCCAGCAGTGGGCTTTGGCCAAAACTAAACAATTGCCAGAATATGAACTAATTGACGCCAGTGGGCCACCCCATGCCCGAGAATTTACCTTTACTGTCAAGGTAGCTGGAAAAATCCATGGCCAGGGCTCTGGCCCTAGTAAGCAAATTGCCACCAAACAGGCGGCCCTAGAGGCGTTGAAAGGTTTGGGGCTGTTGCAGTAA
- the fetB gene encoding iron export ABC transporter permease subunit FetB — protein sequence MEHALIELDWADIGWMLGLLGTAIALLQWQGLNLTGQLLWAGGRTILQLIVVGYFLAVVFSLDNAWAVLLVLAIMLTIAAVVARNRINPRSKSLFGWLWLSLGASTAISLGYALVVIIQPPQWYSPQYLIPLTGMILGQTMNSASLAGERLASAIQQNPREIETHLCLGATPSQAIASYRKAAIRASLIPTVNQMMVVGLVSLPGMLTGQVLAGGDPFNASVYQILIMFLILLTNTLSTIAVTATVYRQYFNQHQQLLV from the coding sequence ATGGAACACGCCTTAATCGAACTGGATTGGGCCGACATTGGTTGGATGTTGGGACTCCTGGGTACGGCGATCGCCCTTTTGCAATGGCAGGGGCTAAATCTGACAGGGCAACTACTTTGGGCCGGGGGGCGCACCATTTTGCAACTGATTGTAGTGGGCTATTTTCTGGCGGTGGTTTTTTCCCTGGATAATGCCTGGGCCGTGTTGCTGGTGTTGGCGATTATGTTGACCATTGCCGCCGTGGTGGCCAGAAATCGCATTAATCCCCGCAGTAAGTCCCTTTTTGGTTGGTTATGGCTTTCCTTGGGGGCCAGTACTGCCATTAGCTTGGGTTACGCCCTGGTAGTGATTATCCAGCCGCCCCAATGGTATTCCCCCCAGTATCTCATTCCCCTCACCGGAATGATTTTGGGACAAACCATGAACAGCGCTTCCCTCGCTGGTGAAAGGTTAGCCAGTGCCATTCAGCAAAATCCCCGGGAAATTGAAACCCACCTTTGTCTAGGAGCTACCCCCAGCCAGGCGATCGCCAGTTATCGTAAGGCGGCCATCCGAGCCAGCCTGATTCCCACTGTGAACCAAATGATGGTGGTAGGCTTGGTCAGTTTGCCGGGAATGTTAACTGGACAGGTATTAGCTGGGGGCGATCCTTTCAATGCCTCGGTCTACCAAATTTTGATTATGTTCTTAATTTTGTTGACCAATACTCTTAGTACCATTGCGGTTACCGCCACCGTTTACCGTCAGTATTTCAATCAACATCAACAACTGTTAGTCTAA